The DNA region CAGTGGCCCGGTAACGTGCGCGAGCTGCAGCACGCCATCGAGCGCGCCGTGCTCGTCGCCCACGGGCGCGAGATCACGCTGGGCGACCTGCCGGAGTCGTTGCAGCACGGCGCGGGTGACCACGGACCGGCGGGCTCGATCGCGCCTTCCGAGGTGCCGTCGGGCTCGCTGGAGGAGATCGAGCGCGCCTCGATCCTCAAGGCGCTGGAGGCCACGCGCTGGAACAAGCAGGCCGCGGCCGCACTGCTCGGCCTGCGGCGGCCCACGCTCTATTCCAAGATGCGCAAGCACGATATTCCGCAGCGCCGAGCGTAGGGTCTGCTCACATGGGGGGCCTCGAAGGGCCCCCCAAGCCCCCCATTTTCTCTCGGCAGCGCCCCGGCGTAGCCGTGGCGCTCCTCGGGATTGGCCGGAGTTCTTTCGTGACGACCCAGCCGGGGAAGTGCGGCCGCCGTCCAGACCTGGATGCCCCGAAACGCTGCAGCGTGCCGTCGGAGCCGAGGCGCTCTCGGGGGCGCTCTTCGAAGACGCGGGCCTCGATAGACTCCTCGTCGTGATGTTCCCATCCTCTTCGAATTCCCGCCTGAAACGTGAGCATGCGGAGGTTCGTTGCCCAAGGTTTGAGCAGTAGCGTCGGCCTCGCCCGCGGTTGATTTCGCTGATTTTCGGCCGGTTCCGGGCGGTGGGGGTTCGGCATGGGCGTTGCTCGGCGAGCGGTCGGGAGGGTCGCGATGAAAAAGATCGAGGCAGTCATCAAGCCGTTCAAGCTCGATGACGTCAAGGAAGCGCTCACCGAGATCGGGGTCATCGGGATGACGGTGATGGAGGTCCGGGGGTTCGGCCGGCAGAAGGGCCATACCGAGCTCTATCGGGGCTCCGAATACACGATCGACTTTCTGCCCAAGGTGAAGGTCGAGATCGTCGTGCCCGACCACGTCGTGGCCAAGGTGGTGGAGACGATCATGGCGGCCGCCAAGACCGGCTCCATCGGCGACGGCAAGGTGTTCGTCCTCCCGGTGGAGGAGTCCGTCCGCATCCGGACCGGCGAGCGCGGAGAGGAGGCGATCTAGACCGCCTCCGCCCTCGGACGCGGACCGTCGGATGAGCCCCGAGACCCTCCCGTTTCCCCCCACCGCCGACCTCCTCGACCCCGCCGTCCCCGAGCCCACCGGCCTGCCGGCTCTGGCCGAGCTCGGCTTCGCCGACCCGATCGGCGCCCTCCGGAACCTCCGGCGCCTCGCCGAAGGCCCGCGCCAGCGGGAGCTGCTTGCCGCCGTCTTGCCGCGTCTCCTCCGTCACCTCGGCGCCGCCGCCGACCCCGATATGGCGCTCAACAACCTCGAGCGCCTGGCCGCCGTCGTCATGGACCGGGTGGTCCTCTACACGCTCCTCTCCGACCACCCCGACGCCATGCAGGTGCTCGTCACCCTCGCCGCCACCAGCCAGTTCCTCGCCGACACCCTGGTCCGCTCGCCCCAGATCGTGCCCTGGCTCCTCGACCCGCGGGTCATGGAGCCCCGGCCGCGCGAGGCGATGCGCGAGGAGATCGCGGGGGCCGGCCGGCCGTTCCGGACCGAAGAGGGGCGTGCCAACGCGCTCCGGCGCGTCAAGCGGCGAGAGCTCTGCCGGATCGGGCTGCGGGACATCCTCGGCGACGCCGACCTCGTGACGACGACGCAGGAGCTCTCGAACCTCGCCGACGCGTGCCTCGAGCAGGCCTGGGCGATCGTCGAGCCGGGGCTGACCGCGCGCTTTGGCATCCCGCAGCACGGGCCCGGTCTCCCGACCGCCTTCGCCATCATCGGGCTGGGCAAGCTCGGCGGCGAGGAGCTCAACTACTCGTCCGACATCGACCTCTGCTTCGTCTACGAGGCGGAGGGCGAGACGGCGGGCCCCGAGGTGGTCCAGAACCGTGTCTTCTTCGCGCGGGCCGCCGAGCGCATCCTGGCGGTGCTGACGACGATGACGGAAGAGGGCGCCGTCTACCGCGTGGACCTGCGGCTGCGGCCCGAGGGGACCGGCGGCCCGCTCGCCTTGCCGCTCGCCGGATACCGGCAGTACCACGAGACCCGCAGCCTCTTGTGGGAGCGCCAGTCCCTCATCAAGGCCCGCCTGGCGGCCGGGGACGAGCGCCTCGGCCGGGCCTTCCTCGAGTTCTGCCGGGGGATCGCCTACCGGCCCGGGATCGAGCGCGAGGCGGTGAGCGAGATCCAGGCCGTGAAGTCGCGGATCGATCGCCTCCTCCGGGCCCGGGGCCGACACGAGCGTCACGTGAAGCTCGGGGTCGGCGGGATCCGCGAGATCGAATTCCACATCCAGGCGCTCCAGCTCCTCTAC from Candidatus Methylomirabilota bacterium includes:
- a CDS encoding P-II family nitrogen regulator: MKKIEAVIKPFKLDDVKEALTEIGVIGMTVMEVRGFGRQKGHTELYRGSEYTIDFLPKVKVEIVVPDHVVAKVVETIMAAAKTGSIGDGKVFVLPVEESVRIRTGERGEEAI